One Methylosarcina fibrata AML-C10 DNA segment encodes these proteins:
- a CDS encoding PKD domain-containing protein, giving the protein MNRLTICLSFGLAAILSTISNQTHAVVRAFVPNPSGAAVTVVDNDTGSVVSSIATEDGSSYIAFSPDLKTAYASNHGFKSVSVIDTLTNTVTANIVVGNVPEGMAVTGDGSKLYVANESDGTVSVIDTASKTVTKTLTLETSPRFMVRTPDSKWIYVTNQGSNSVSVIDATSDTVTKTIAVGITPLRIAINPSGTRVYVANHYSNDISVIDTSSQTVVKKVTVGTQPAGMAITPNGAELWVVNINSANVSVVDTATNTVTHTIDVGPTPWTIDFSPDGSLACTAPANNNTGVILDVATKTVKATLPVGTGPYWVKFDTEGKNCYVTSPVDSLITIIDASTLSVFKNISTAGGAWHVDVKDIPISGDPDSDGDGVPDSSDNCPSVANADQADSNGDGVGDACNTVPVSNAGSDQTVTAGNLVTLNGTGSSDPDNSPSPLTYSWTQTSGPTVTLTGADTAQPSFTPGEAGTYVFSLVVNDGLANSSADSVTITVNAATGSNTAPTAQAGPDQSVALGALVALDGTGSSDPDNGPSALTYSWTQTGGPTVTLTGADTAQPSFTAGTAGTYAFNLVVNDGAANSAPDSVTITVSETASQTDFVRIQAPNGGDVWNEKVKNTVFWESNLDSNERMVIYLSIDHGQTWKKIASPKNSGSKVWKIPKNRYVSKEALFKVCAKKDDSLCDVSDSVFTINKAPVADAGTKQKVTVGTAVHLDGSASHDDDQGPTNLTYDWSQKSGPEITLNGAQTATPSFVPTVKGVYKFNLVVTDGSANSKTDKVTVRVRNAPKE; this is encoded by the coding sequence ATGAACAGGCTAACGATTTGTTTATCGTTCGGACTAGCGGCGATCTTGTCCACTATCTCCAACCAGACCCATGCCGTAGTCCGGGCTTTTGTGCCCAATCCTAGCGGGGCTGCGGTCACTGTCGTCGATAACGACACCGGCTCCGTCGTTTCCAGTATCGCTACCGAGGATGGATCTTCGTATATTGCCTTTTCTCCGGATTTGAAGACGGCTTATGCTTCCAATCATGGTTTCAAATCGGTTTCGGTCATCGATACCTTAACCAACACCGTAACCGCAAATATTGTGGTGGGCAATGTTCCGGAAGGCATGGCGGTTACCGGCGATGGCTCGAAACTGTATGTAGCCAATGAATCCGACGGCACTGTTTCGGTCATCGATACGGCGTCCAAAACCGTGACCAAGACGTTGACTCTGGAAACCAGTCCGAGATTCATGGTCAGGACGCCGGACAGCAAATGGATTTACGTGACCAACCAGGGTTCCAATTCGGTCAGCGTCATCGATGCGACCAGCGATACGGTGACCAAGACGATCGCGGTCGGCATCACGCCGCTGCGCATCGCCATCAATCCGTCGGGAACCCGCGTCTACGTGGCCAATCACTACTCGAATGATATTTCGGTCATCGATACATCCAGCCAGACTGTGGTGAAAAAGGTGACGGTGGGCACCCAGCCCGCCGGCATGGCGATAACGCCGAACGGAGCCGAGCTCTGGGTGGTCAACATCAACAGCGCGAACGTGTCGGTGGTCGATACGGCGACGAACACTGTGACTCATACCATTGACGTCGGCCCGACGCCCTGGACCATCGATTTCAGTCCGGACGGCAGCCTGGCCTGTACCGCTCCGGCCAACAATAATACCGGCGTCATTCTGGACGTGGCGACCAAGACCGTCAAGGCGACCTTGCCGGTAGGCACCGGCCCTTACTGGGTTAAATTTGATACCGAAGGCAAGAACTGTTACGTCACCAGCCCGGTCGACAGTCTGATTACCATCATCGATGCCAGCACTCTGTCGGTTTTCAAAAACATCAGTACCGCCGGCGGCGCCTGGCACGTGGACGTCAAGGATATTCCGATCAGCGGCGATCCCGACTCGGACGGCGACGGCGTGCCCGACAGCAGCGACAACTGCCCGTCGGTAGCCAATGCGGATCAGGCCGACAGCAATGGCGACGGCGTGGGCGATGCCTGCAATACGGTGCCCGTTTCGAATGCCGGGTCCGATCAGACCGTCACGGCGGGCAATCTCGTTACCCTCAACGGCACCGGCAGCTCCGATCCGGATAACAGCCCTTCGCCGTTGACTTACAGTTGGACGCAAACCAGCGGCCCGACGGTAACGCTGACCGGAGCTGACACGGCGCAGCCGAGCTTCACTCCGGGAGAGGCAGGCACTTATGTCTTTAGCCTGGTGGTCAACGACGGATTGGCGAACAGTAGCGCCGATTCGGTCACGATAACCGTTAACGCGGCAACCGGATCCAATACCGCACCCACGGCTCAAGCCGGGCCGGATCAATCGGTTGCCCTGGGGGCCCTCGTCGCTCTCGATGGCACCGGCAGTTCCGATCCGGACAACGGGCCTTCGGCGCTGACCTACAGTTGGACGCAAACCGGCGGCCCGACGGTGACGTTGACCGGAGCCGATACGGCGCAGCCGAGCTTTACTGCGGGAACCGCTGGGACCTATGCATTCAACTTGGTCGTGAATGACGGGGCGGCCAACAGCGCCCCGGATTCGGTCACAATAACGGTCAGCGAAACGGCCAGTCAAACCGACTTTGTGCGGATCCAGGCCCCGAACGGCGGTGACGTCTGGAACGAGAAAGTCAAAAATACCGTCTTTTGGGAGAGCAATCTCGACAGCAACGAACGGATGGTCATTTACCTGTCGATCGACCACGGACAAACCTGGAAGAAAATAGCCTCGCCCAAGAACAGCGGTTCGAAGGTCTGGAAAATTCCTAAGAACCGCTATGTCTCGAAAGAGGCCCTGTTCAAAGTCTGTGCCAAGAAGGACGATAGTTTGTGCGACGTCAGCGACTCGGTATTTACCATCAATAAAGCTCCGGTCGCGGATGCGGGGACAAAACAGAAAGTCACGGTCGGCACCGCAGTCCATCTCGACGGCAGCGCCAGCCACGACGACGATCAGGGCCCTACCAATTTGACCTATGACTGGTCTCAAAAAAGCGGCCCCGAAATCACTCTGAACGGCGCCCAGACGGCCACGCCGAGCTTTGTCCCGACCGTTAAAGGCGTCTATAAATTTAATCTGGTCGTCACCGACGGCTCGGCAAACAGTAAAACGGACAAAGTGACCGTCCGTGTGCGAAACGCGCCAAAGGAGTAG
- a CDS encoding KGG domain-containing protein: protein MPRQRETTGSEHGKSGRGFASMDEEKQRAIASKGGHAAHEKGESQEGGRSGGKSARGFASMDEEKQREIASKGGHAAHEKGTAHEFTPEEAREAGHKGGQIAHERGTAHEFTSEEAREAGRKGGKAAHERGTAHEFTSEEAREAGRKGGKASHGGGREEEGGGRKH from the coding sequence ATGCCTAGACAAAGAGAAACAACCGGTTCGGAACACGGCAAGTCAGGCCGCGGTTTTGCGTCCATGGATGAGGAAAAACAACGCGCCATCGCCAGCAAGGGCGGCCATGCCGCTCATGAAAAAGGCGAATCGCAGGAAGGCGGCCGTTCCGGCGGCAAATCGGCCCGTGGTTTCGCGTCCATGGATGAAGAAAAGCAACGCGAAATTGCCAGCAAAGGCGGCCATGCCGCTCATGAGAAAGGCACCGCTCACGAGTTTACTCCGGAAGAAGCCAGGGAAGCCGGCCACAAGGGCGGCCAGATCGCCCATGAACGGGGCACCGCCCACGAGTTTACTTCCGAAGAAGCCCGGGAAGCCGGACGCAAAGGCGGCAAAGCCGCCCATGAACGGGGCACCGCCCACGAGTTTACTTCCGAAGAAGCCCGGGAAGCCGGACGCAAAGGCGGCAAAGCCTCTCACGGCGGCGGAAGGGAAGAAGAAGGCGGCGGCAGAAAGCACTAA
- a CDS encoding TolB family protein yields MKIQGHQQHRSDTLTILPEKRRPFSVKRIALLSLTLGLTSLCLNAANLKQVSVDNQGNVGDGSSKNPSISANGRFIVYHSTADNLVADDTNHASDIFYHDKKTGATYRINLSSLGEGNDDSVDPRISDNGRYVVYSSAATNLVEGDTNVKYDIFLFDSKKGATRRVSVGNSGEQSNGGSYIPAISANGRYVVYDSYASNLVSFDRNLSRDVFLYDKKTGKTSMISVNNEGKPGNADSSSARISNNGRFVVFHSDALNLVAGDVNNASDIFLRDTQKGTTRLISANSSGEQGNGGSYHAHISNNGRYIVYASDASNLVEGDNNNARDIFLYDAKKGTTRIISNSSAGIQGNNMSDNPRISSRGRYVVYASAAANLVEGDNNNFPDVFRFDKRTGLTVRVSVGQDGIEGTGGGSFSPDVSGNGRFVAYESYADTLLTGDTNKNGDIFLKDLKKLP; encoded by the coding sequence ATGAAGATTCAAGGACATCAGCAACATCGTTCGGATACTTTAACCATTTTGCCCGAAAAGCGCCGCCCTTTTTCCGTTAAAAGGATCGCGCTGTTATCTCTCACCCTCGGACTGACTTCATTATGCCTCAATGCCGCCAACCTCAAGCAGGTTTCAGTGGACAACCAGGGCAACGTGGGCGACGGCAGCAGCAAAAATCCTTCGATCAGCGCCAACGGCCGTTTTATCGTGTATCACTCCACGGCCGACAATCTGGTGGCGGACGATACGAATCACGCTTCCGACATTTTTTACCACGATAAAAAAACCGGAGCGACTTATCGTATCAACCTGAGCAGCCTGGGCGAAGGAAACGACGACAGCGTCGATCCCCGCATCAGCGATAACGGCCGTTACGTCGTTTATTCATCCGCCGCCACCAATCTGGTGGAAGGCGACACGAACGTTAAATACGATATTTTTCTATTCGATTCCAAAAAAGGCGCCACCCGCAGAGTATCGGTCGGCAACTCCGGCGAGCAAAGCAACGGCGGCAGCTACATACCCGCCATCAGCGCCAACGGCCGCTACGTCGTTTACGATTCGTACGCGAGCAATCTGGTGTCTTTCGATCGCAATCTGAGCCGCGACGTGTTTCTTTACGATAAAAAAACCGGAAAGACCAGCATGATTTCGGTAAACAACGAAGGAAAGCCCGGCAACGCCGACAGCTCCAGCGCCCGCATCAGCAACAACGGCCGCTTTGTCGTATTTCATTCCGATGCGCTCAATCTGGTGGCAGGAGACGTCAACAACGCGTCGGACATCTTCCTTCGCGATACCCAAAAAGGCACGACCCGCCTCATTTCGGCGAACAGCTCGGGCGAGCAGGGCAACGGCGGCAGCTATCACGCTCACATCAGCAATAACGGCCGTTACATCGTCTATGCTTCCGACGCCAGCAATCTGGTGGAAGGCGACAACAATAACGCCAGAGATATTTTCCTTTACGATGCCAAGAAAGGCACCACGCGCATCATTTCGAACAGCAGCGCGGGTATTCAAGGCAACAACATGAGCGACAATCCCCGCATCAGCTCGAGAGGACGCTATGTGGTCTATGCATCCGCCGCCGCCAACCTGGTGGAAGGCGACAACAATAATTTCCCCGACGTCTTCCGATTCGATAAAAGAACCGGCCTCACCGTACGCGTCTCGGTCGGTCAAGACGGTATCGAAGGAACCGGCGGCGGCAGTTTCAGCCCGGACGTCAGCGGCAACGGCCGGTTTGTCGCGTACGAGTCTTATGCCGATACGCTGCTGACGGGAGATACCAACAAGAACGGCGATATTTTTCTCAAAGACTTGAAAAAATTGCCTTGA